From a region of the Microterricola gilva genome:
- a CDS encoding succinate dehydrogenase hydrophobic membrane anchor subunit encodes MSATTIEAPRSPARQAPKRGVNWEKWGWIYMRASGVVLVVLIFGHLFFNLVLGEGISGINFGFVGGKLADPFWQWWDVAMLWLALIHGGNGMRTLINDYATLPMTRGVLKSAVLAAVVVLIVLGTLVVFTFDPCPPGSPADLLPSFCAAQ; translated from the coding sequence ATGTCTGCAACAACAATCGAAGCCCCCCGCTCCCCCGCACGCCAGGCGCCCAAGCGCGGCGTGAACTGGGAGAAGTGGGGCTGGATCTACATGCGCGCGTCCGGCGTCGTGCTGGTCGTGCTGATCTTCGGCCACCTGTTCTTCAACCTCGTGCTCGGCGAAGGCATCTCCGGCATCAACTTCGGCTTCGTCGGCGGCAAGCTGGCCGACCCGTTCTGGCAGTGGTGGGACGTGGCCATGCTGTGGCTCGCGCTGATCCACGGCGGCAACGGCATGCGCACCCTGATCAACGACTACGCGACGCTGCCGATGACCCGCGGCGTGCTCAAGTCGGCGGTTCTGGCCGCCGTCGTCGTGCTCATCGTGCTCGGCACCCTCGTCGTCTTCACCTTCGACCCGTGCCCCCCAGGGTCGCCGGCCGACCTGCTGCCGTCCTTCTGCGCAGCGCAGTAA
- a CDS encoding BMP family ABC transporter substrate-binding protein yields the protein MTRITAHLALLAGAALLLAGCASAPEAGGGSSASEYCARMVTNSGGLEDRSFNQSSWEGLQEASAQFGIDVDAIVSTSETDLAPNVAQAVGTGCQFILTVGWELADATISEAEANPDVHFAIVDERVDGRNIKPIVFDTAQAAFLAGYLAAGVTQTGVVATFGGGNQPPVTLFMDGFVDGVDEYNRVHGTTVRALGWDKENQDGSFTGDFEDVAKGKTLSQGLIDQGADVILPVAGQVGEGAAAAASENRGVSIIWVDNDGYETLPAEFRPLVLTSVLKNMEDAVVKIVGDDTAGVFDNAPFVGTLENGGVEIAPFHDRASLVSPALEAEVDGIRQAIIDGSIVVSSPSTPE from the coding sequence ATGACGCGAATCACCGCTCACCTCGCACTGCTCGCCGGCGCTGCCCTGCTCCTGGCCGGCTGCGCCTCCGCCCCCGAGGCGGGCGGCGGCTCGAGCGCCTCCGAATACTGTGCGCGCATGGTCACGAACTCCGGCGGCCTCGAGGACCGCTCGTTCAACCAGTCAAGCTGGGAGGGGCTCCAGGAGGCGAGCGCCCAGTTCGGCATCGACGTGGACGCCATTGTCTCGACCTCCGAGACCGATCTGGCGCCGAATGTCGCGCAGGCTGTCGGCACCGGATGCCAGTTCATCCTCACCGTGGGCTGGGAGCTCGCCGACGCCACGATCTCTGAGGCGGAGGCCAACCCGGATGTGCACTTCGCGATCGTCGACGAGCGGGTCGACGGCCGCAACATCAAGCCGATCGTCTTCGACACGGCTCAGGCGGCCTTCCTGGCCGGATACCTTGCGGCCGGTGTCACCCAGACCGGCGTCGTGGCGACTTTCGGCGGCGGCAACCAGCCACCGGTCACACTCTTCATGGACGGATTCGTCGACGGCGTCGATGAGTACAACCGGGTGCATGGCACCACGGTGCGGGCACTCGGCTGGGACAAGGAGAACCAGGATGGCTCCTTCACCGGCGACTTCGAGGACGTCGCGAAGGGCAAGACCTTGAGTCAGGGCCTCATCGATCAGGGTGCGGACGTCATCCTCCCAGTCGCTGGCCAGGTCGGCGAGGGCGCTGCGGCCGCGGCGAGTGAGAACAGGGGAGTCTCGATCATCTGGGTCGACAACGACGGTTACGAGACCCTGCCTGCCGAGTTCCGCCCGCTCGTTCTGACCAGTGTTCTGAAGAACATGGAGGACGCAGTGGTCAAGATCGTCGGCGACGACACCGCCGGGGTTTTCGACAACGCGCCGTTCGTCGGAACCCTCGAGAACGGCGGCGTCGAGATTGCGCCGTTCCACGACCGGGCCTCGCTCGTGTCGCCAGCGCTTGAGGCAGAGGTCGACGGCATTCGACAGGCCATCATCGATGGCAGCATCGTTGTCAGCTCGCCGAGCACACCAGAGTAG
- a CDS encoding ABC transporter permease yields the protein MSATQTPSGLEQSGTVPGTEPSRWQKAFHEIVTGNAIISVLAVLLALLVGAIMIAFTDERVQETAVYFFARPGDMLGAVWQSVSGAYSALFQGSVYNFRRDGFLDGIKPLTETLVFATPLIAAGLGVGLAFRVGLFNIGAKGQMLIAAACAGWVGFAVELPWGLHMIVALLAGVLGGAAWGAIVGLLKARTGAHEVIVTIMLNYIAFYLISYALRTQGLLQAPGSTNPKTAPMMETAVFPSLLGPRYNLHIGFLLVIGATIFVWWLLTRSNLGFKFRAVGENPNAARVAGINVKNMYVYAMLLAGGLAGLAGVSQVLGTVTTGFSAGIDAGIGFEAITVALLGRSRPWGIFAAGILFGAFKAGGFSMQAAEGIPVEIIVVVQSLIVLFIAAPPLVRAIFRLPSPDSTPRRQRPIVTKEVAAK from the coding sequence ATGAGTGCCACTCAGACACCGTCCGGGCTCGAGCAGTCCGGCACCGTGCCGGGCACGGAGCCGTCCAGGTGGCAGAAGGCCTTCCACGAGATCGTCACCGGCAACGCCATCATCTCGGTCCTGGCTGTGCTGCTCGCACTGCTGGTCGGCGCGATCATGATCGCCTTCACCGATGAGCGGGTTCAGGAAACGGCCGTCTACTTCTTCGCGAGGCCCGGCGACATGCTCGGCGCCGTCTGGCAGTCGGTGTCCGGAGCGTACTCCGCCCTGTTCCAAGGATCTGTCTACAACTTCCGACGTGATGGCTTCCTCGACGGCATCAAGCCGCTGACCGAGACATTGGTCTTCGCGACCCCCCTGATCGCCGCCGGCCTCGGTGTCGGCCTCGCCTTCCGAGTCGGCCTGTTCAACATCGGTGCCAAGGGACAGATGCTCATCGCCGCCGCATGCGCCGGCTGGGTCGGCTTCGCGGTCGAGCTGCCGTGGGGACTGCACATGATCGTCGCGCTGCTCGCCGGTGTGCTCGGCGGTGCCGCCTGGGGTGCCATCGTCGGCCTGCTCAAGGCCCGCACCGGCGCGCACGAGGTGATCGTGACGATCATGCTCAACTACATCGCGTTCTATCTGATCTCCTACGCGCTTCGCACCCAGGGGCTGCTGCAGGCGCCGGGTTCGACCAACCCGAAGACGGCTCCGATGATGGAGACGGCGGTGTTCCCCTCGCTGCTCGGCCCGCGTTACAACCTGCACATCGGCTTCCTGCTGGTGATCGGGGCCACAATCTTCGTCTGGTGGTTGCTGACCCGCTCCAACCTCGGCTTCAAGTTCCGTGCCGTCGGCGAGAACCCGAACGCCGCGCGCGTGGCCGGAATCAACGTCAAGAACATGTACGTCTACGCCATGCTTCTCGCCGGTGGACTTGCCGGTCTCGCCGGAGTCAGCCAGGTGCTCGGCACCGTGACCACGGGCTTCAGTGCGGGCATCGACGCCGGCATCGGCTTCGAGGCCATCACGGTCGCCCTCCTCGGCCGCTCGCGGCCCTGGGGCATCTTCGCCGCGGGCATCCTGTTCGGTGCGTTCAAGGCCGGCGGCTTCTCGATGCAGGCAGCCGAGGGCATTCCCGTCGAGATCATCGTCGTCGTGCAGTCGCTCATCGTGCTCTTCATCGCCGCGCCGCCGCTGGTGCGCGCGATCTTCCGCCTGCCGTCGCCGGATTCCACACCCCGTAGACAGCGCCCGATCGTCACCAAGGAGGTGGCAGCGAAGTGA
- the sdhA gene encoding succinate dehydrogenase flavoprotein subunit yields the protein MTQSSSFDSADHTIVDGVHYHQFDVVIVGAGGAGMRAAIEAGPHAKTAVISKLYPTRSHTGAAQGGMAAALANVEEDNWEWHTFDTIKGGDYLVDQDAAEILAKEAIDAVLDLENMGLPFNRTPEGKIDQRRFGGHTRDHGKAPVRRACYAADRTGHMILQTLYQNCVKHGINFFNEYYVLDLVMTNVDGVDQPSGVVAYDLASGELHVFQAKAIIFATGGFGKIYKTTSNAHTLTGDGVGIIWRKGLPLEDMEFFQFHPTGLAGLGILLTEGARGEGAILRNASGERFMERYAPTIKDLAPRDIVARCMVQEVAEGRGAGPHKDYVYLDCTHLGAEVLETKLPDITEFARTYLGVDPVTEPVPVMPTAHYAMGGIPTNVAAEVLRDNNTVVPGLYAAGECACVSVHGSNRLGTNSLLDINVFGKRAGQNAVEYSKTAEFTPLPADPAAAVRGLIDSIRTSTGTERVSVLRKELQDMMDAKAQVFRTDESLAEVTQTIHGLRERYKNVAVQDKGHRFNTDLLEAVELGFLLDLAEVVVFSARNRKESRGGHMRDDYPNRDDETYMKHTMAYLSGDPHSADAADHIRLDWKPVTITRYQPMERKY from the coding sequence GTGACCCAGTCCTCATCGTTCGACAGCGCCGACCACACCATCGTTGACGGCGTGCACTACCACCAGTTCGATGTCGTGATCGTCGGCGCCGGTGGCGCAGGCATGCGCGCGGCGATCGAGGCCGGTCCGCACGCCAAGACCGCCGTGATCTCCAAGCTGTACCCGACGCGCTCGCACACCGGTGCGGCGCAGGGCGGCATGGCTGCTGCGCTCGCCAACGTCGAGGAAGACAACTGGGAGTGGCACACCTTCGACACGATCAAGGGTGGCGACTACCTGGTCGACCAGGATGCCGCAGAGATCCTGGCCAAGGAGGCCATCGACGCGGTCCTCGACCTCGAGAACATGGGCCTGCCGTTCAACCGCACGCCTGAGGGCAAGATCGACCAGCGCCGCTTCGGCGGTCACACCCGCGACCACGGCAAGGCGCCCGTGCGTCGTGCCTGCTACGCGGCCGACCGCACCGGCCACATGATCCTGCAGACGCTGTACCAGAACTGCGTCAAGCACGGCATCAACTTCTTCAACGAGTACTACGTGCTCGACCTCGTCATGACGAACGTCGACGGTGTCGACCAGCCGTCGGGCGTCGTCGCCTACGACCTCGCCTCCGGCGAGCTGCACGTGTTCCAGGCCAAGGCGATCATCTTCGCAACCGGCGGCTTTGGAAAGATCTACAAGACGACCTCCAACGCACACACCCTCACCGGTGACGGCGTCGGCATCATCTGGCGCAAGGGCCTCCCGCTGGAGGACATGGAGTTCTTCCAGTTCCACCCGACCGGCCTGGCAGGCCTCGGCATCCTGCTCACCGAGGGCGCCCGCGGTGAGGGAGCGATCCTCCGCAACGCCAGCGGTGAGCGTTTCATGGAGCGCTACGCCCCCACCATCAAGGACCTCGCCCCGCGCGACATCGTCGCCCGGTGCATGGTCCAGGAGGTCGCGGAGGGCCGCGGCGCCGGCCCGCACAAGGACTACGTCTACCTCGACTGCACCCACCTGGGTGCAGAGGTGCTCGAGACCAAGCTGCCGGACATCACCGAGTTCGCGCGCACCTACCTCGGTGTCGACCCGGTGACAGAGCCCGTTCCCGTGATGCCGACCGCGCACTACGCGATGGGCGGCATCCCCACCAACGTCGCCGCCGAGGTGCTGCGTGACAACAACACCGTCGTTCCCGGCCTCTACGCCGCAGGCGAGTGCGCCTGCGTCTCGGTGCACGGCTCGAACCGCCTCGGCACGAACTCGCTGCTTGACATCAACGTCTTCGGCAAGCGCGCCGGCCAGAACGCCGTCGAGTACTCCAAGACCGCGGAGTTCACCCCGCTTCCCGCCGACCCGGCCGCGGCCGTGCGCGGGCTCATCGACAGCATCCGCACCTCGACGGGAACCGAGCGCGTCTCCGTGCTCCGCAAGGAGCTGCAGGACATGATGGACGCCAAGGCACAGGTGTTCCGCACCGACGAGTCTCTGGCCGAGGTCACCCAGACCATCCACGGCCTGCGCGAGCGGTACAAGAACGTGGCGGTGCAGGACAAGGGCCACCGCTTCAACACGGACCTGCTCGAGGCCGTCGAGCTCGGCTTCCTGCTCGACCTGGCCGAGGTGGTCGTCTTCTCCGCGCGCAACCGCAAGGAGAGCCGCGGCGGCCACATGCGCGACGACTACCCCAACCGCGACGACGAGACGTACATGAAGCACACCATGGCGTACCTCTCCGGCGACCCCCACTCGGCGGATGCCGCCGACCACATCCGTCTGGACTGGAAGCCCGTCACCATCACGCGCTACCAGCCCATGGAAAGGAAGTACTAA
- the sdhC gene encoding succinate dehydrogenase, cytochrome b556 subunit codes for MPQQSAGTLTAAKKTTTSRRPAGTLYRGREGMWSWVLHRITGVAIFFFLLVHILDTALIRVSPEAYNVVIGTYQTPLMGLGEVALVGAIVFHAFNGLRIILIDFWAGGVKHQKLMFYVVIALWVITMLAFTPRHLINVFSH; via the coding sequence ATGCCACAGCAATCGGCAGGAACCCTGACAGCAGCCAAGAAGACCACGACATCACGACGCCCGGCGGGAACCCTCTACCGGGGCCGCGAAGGCATGTGGTCGTGGGTTCTGCACCGCATCACCGGTGTCGCGATCTTCTTCTTCCTGCTCGTCCACATTCTTGATACCGCACTCATCCGCGTCAGCCCGGAGGCGTACAACGTCGTCATCGGCACCTACCAGACGCCGTTGATGGGTCTCGGCGAGGTTGCGTTGGTTGGTGCGATCGTGTTCCACGCCTTCAACGGCCTCCGCATCATCCTGATCGACTTCTGGGCAGGCGGCGTGAAGCACCAGAAGCTGATGTTCTACGTCGTCATCGCGCTCTGGGTGATCACGATGCTCGCCTTCACCCCGCGCCACCTGATCAACGTCTTCAGCCACTAG
- a CDS encoding mannose-1-phosphate guanylyltransferase, which yields MSTPTALDRFYSVIPAGGIGSRLWPLSRADAPKFLHDLTGSGQTLLRDTWIRLAPLSGEQRIMVVTGRAHRKAVEEQLPELADHNVVLESEPRDSAAAIGLAAAILERREPGVIIGSFAADHVIHRDDIFRSAVAEAVEVADAGYIVTLGIRPTEPAIGFGYIHSGEKLVVDGAPSALTVKSFVEKPDQATAKKYVASGHYLWNAGMFIARADRILEEIGNSEPELLAGLLELAAAWDDPTTRGPAVDRIWPGLKKIAIDYAVAEPAAAAGRLAVIPGRFDWDDVGDFASIAKLHSGGRKRDLAILGENARVLADSSSGIVISEGGRTIALIGVEDIVVVDTPDALLVTTSANAQKVKAVVDALKLSGRTDVL from the coding sequence GTGAGTACTCCTACTGCGCTCGACCGTTTCTACAGTGTGATTCCGGCCGGCGGCATCGGATCGCGGCTCTGGCCGCTCTCCAGAGCCGACGCGCCCAAGTTCCTGCATGACCTGACCGGCTCGGGCCAGACGCTCCTGCGCGACACCTGGATCAGGCTCGCGCCGCTCTCCGGTGAGCAGCGCATCATGGTCGTCACCGGGCGGGCGCACCGCAAGGCCGTCGAGGAACAGCTGCCGGAGTTGGCCGATCACAACGTCGTGCTCGAGAGCGAACCACGCGACTCGGCCGCAGCCATCGGCCTGGCCGCCGCGATCCTCGAACGTCGTGAGCCGGGCGTCATCATCGGCTCCTTCGCCGCCGACCACGTGATCCACCGCGACGACATCTTCCGCTCGGCCGTTGCTGAGGCCGTCGAGGTCGCGGATGCCGGTTACATTGTGACTCTCGGGATCCGCCCGACAGAGCCGGCCATCGGCTTCGGCTACATCCACTCCGGCGAGAAGCTCGTCGTCGATGGTGCCCCGAGCGCACTGACCGTCAAGTCCTTCGTCGAGAAGCCGGACCAGGCCACCGCGAAGAAGTATGTGGCCAGCGGGCACTACCTCTGGAACGCCGGCATGTTCATCGCGCGCGCTGACCGGATCCTCGAGGAGATCGGCAACTCGGAGCCGGAGCTGCTGGCCGGACTGCTCGAACTCGCCGCCGCCTGGGACGACCCGACAACCAGGGGCCCCGCCGTCGACCGCATCTGGCCCGGGCTGAAGAAGATCGCGATCGACTATGCGGTGGCCGAACCGGCGGCGGCAGCAGGCAGGCTCGCCGTCATCCCCGGCCGCTTCGACTGGGACGACGTCGGCGATTTTGCCTCGATTGCCAAGCTGCACTCCGGCGGGCGCAAGAGGGACCTCGCCATCCTCGGTGAGAACGCGCGCGTGCTCGCCGACTCCTCCAGCGGCATCGTCATCTCGGAGGGTGGTCGCACGATCGCTCTCATCGGCGTCGAAGACATCGTCGTCGTCGACACCCCTGACGCGCTGCTCGTCACGACCAGTGCGAACGCCCAGAAGGTGAAGGCCGTCGTCGACGCGCTGAAGCTCTCCGGGCGCACCGACGTTCTGTAA
- a CDS encoding ABC transporter ATP-binding protein, with translation MKLELRGITKRFGALVANDHIDLTVEAGEIHCLLGENGAGKSTLMNVLYGLYQAEEGEILLNDVVQNFAGPGDAMAAGIGMVHQHFMLIPVFSVAENVMLGNESTKFGGRLDLPAARAKVKEISARFGFHVDPDAIVGDLPVGVQQRVEIIKALSRDAKVLVFDEPTAVLTPQETDELMVIMRQLRDAGTSIVFITHKLREVREVADRITVVRLGKVVGEASPTATNAELASLMVGRAVELTVQKGPAQLRGPAVVVSNLSVIDPLGQLVVNDVSFEVQRGEILAIAGVQGNGQTELTEAIVGLQPRVTGSIVLDGKEISTLSVRRILDSGVGFVPEDRTEDGLVGEFTIAENLMLDRSDGAPFVKAGNLQLGYLAEFAQEKSTEFDVRSQGIDTKVGRLSGGNQQKVVLARELSRDLRLFLAAQPTRGIDVGSIEFVHKRIVATRDSGVPVIVISTELDEVTALADRILVMYRGKVVGIVPGNTPRDVLGLMMAGETPNNEGAAA, from the coding sequence ATGAAGCTCGAACTTCGCGGCATTACGAAAAGATTCGGTGCCCTGGTCGCCAACGACCATATAGACCTCACTGTCGAGGCCGGCGAGATCCACTGCCTCTTGGGCGAGAATGGTGCCGGTAAGTCGACGCTCATGAACGTGCTCTACGGCCTCTACCAGGCCGAGGAGGGCGAGATCCTGCTGAACGATGTTGTGCAGAACTTCGCCGGCCCCGGCGACGCCATGGCGGCCGGAATCGGCATGGTGCACCAGCACTTCATGCTCATCCCGGTGTTCTCCGTTGCCGAGAACGTCATGCTCGGCAACGAGTCCACGAAGTTCGGCGGGCGGCTCGATCTCCCGGCCGCGCGCGCGAAGGTCAAGGAAATCTCCGCGCGCTTCGGCTTCCACGTCGACCCGGACGCCATCGTCGGTGACCTGCCCGTCGGGGTGCAGCAGCGTGTCGAGATCATCAAGGCGCTGTCCCGCGACGCCAAGGTGCTTGTCTTTGACGAGCCCACGGCTGTGCTCACGCCGCAGGAGACCGACGAGCTGATGGTCATCATGCGCCAGCTGCGCGACGCCGGCACCTCGATCGTCTTCATCACCCACAAGCTCCGCGAGGTCCGCGAGGTCGCGGACCGGATCACGGTCGTCCGGCTGGGCAAGGTCGTCGGCGAGGCATCGCCCACCGCGACAAACGCCGAGCTGGCCTCGCTGATGGTCGGCCGCGCCGTCGAGCTCACCGTGCAGAAGGGCCCGGCCCAGCTGCGCGGTCCCGCCGTCGTGGTCAGCAACCTCTCCGTCATCGACCCGCTCGGCCAGCTCGTCGTGAACGATGTGAGCTTCGAGGTGCAGCGGGGCGAGATCCTCGCCATCGCCGGAGTGCAGGGCAACGGCCAGACCGAGCTCACCGAGGCCATCGTCGGCCTGCAGCCCCGCGTGACCGGAAGCATCGTGCTGGACGGCAAGGAGATCAGCACACTCAGCGTGCGACGAATCCTCGATTCCGGCGTCGGCTTCGTGCCGGAGGATCGCACCGAGGATGGCCTCGTCGGCGAGTTCACCATCGCGGAGAACCTCATGCTCGACCGATCGGACGGGGCACCGTTCGTCAAGGCCGGCAACCTTCAGCTCGGCTACCTGGCCGAGTTCGCCCAGGAGAAGTCCACCGAGTTCGATGTGCGTTCTCAGGGCATCGACACCAAGGTCGGCCGACTCTCGGGCGGCAACCAGCAGAAGGTCGTACTCGCCCGTGAGCTCAGCCGCGATCTGCGTCTGTTCCTCGCCGCTCAGCCGACCCGCGGAATCGACGTCGGATCGATCGAATTCGTGCACAAGCGCATCGTCGCGACCCGAGACTCCGGTGTGCCCGTGATCGTCATCTCCACCGAACTCGACGAGGTCACTGCCCTCGCCGACCGCATTCTGGTGATGTACCGCGGCAAGGTCGTCGGAATCGTCCCAGGAAATACCCCGCGCGATGTGCTGGGTCTCATGATGGCCGGCGAAACGCCGAACAACGAAGGAGCAGCGGCATGA
- a CDS encoding ABC transporter permease, translated as MPSSEPIALDSTVIKSWKAPIAFGIFTVIAFVMFVLNARPGETTFRLSSERDTFQLPDVVVNSATTGWVIFLALLLITAASALAVISRRKTSIWLTVLFALLFMVGFLSWAAAGSSIPVTGLLFGSVSLAVPLIFGALGGVISERGGVVNIAIEGQLLAGAFTSAVVATSTGSLLLGVLAALVAGVLVGMVLAAFAIKYLVDQVIVGVVLNVLVTGLTSFLFSQVLAPNAALLNTPPRFPRLEIPLLSDIPIIGPVLFKQTIIVYVMYIAVAAVAYALYKTKWGLRLRAVGEHPKAADTVGIKVNATRFWNVALAGAIAGIGGSFFTLGSVGAFNKEMTAGAGFIALAAVIFGQWDPIKATLAALLFGFATNLQNVLGIIGSPVPSEFMLMLPYVVTIFAVAGLVGVSRAPAADGKPYIK; from the coding sequence ATGCCGTCCTCCGAGCCGATCGCGCTCGACAGCACCGTGATCAAGAGCTGGAAGGCGCCGATCGCATTCGGCATCTTCACGGTCATCGCCTTTGTCATGTTCGTGCTCAACGCCCGCCCGGGCGAGACCACCTTCCGCCTCTCGTCAGAGCGCGACACCTTCCAGCTGCCCGATGTCGTCGTGAACTCCGCGACGACGGGATGGGTCATCTTCCTCGCCCTGCTGCTGATCACCGCGGCCTCGGCCCTGGCCGTGATCTCGCGGCGGAAGACCTCGATCTGGTTGACGGTGCTGTTCGCGCTGTTGTTCATGGTCGGCTTCCTGAGCTGGGCTGCCGCAGGATCCTCCATCCCGGTCACCGGCCTGTTGTTCGGCTCGGTCAGCCTCGCCGTGCCGCTGATCTTCGGTGCGCTCGGCGGCGTCATCTCGGAGCGTGGCGGTGTCGTCAATATCGCCATCGAGGGACAGCTGCTGGCCGGTGCCTTCACCTCTGCCGTCGTGGCCACGTCCACGGGGTCGCTCCTGCTCGGCGTCTTGGCCGCGCTCGTCGCCGGCGTGCTGGTCGGAATGGTGCTCGCCGCCTTCGCGATCAAGTACCTCGTCGACCAGGTGATCGTCGGTGTGGTGCTCAACGTGCTCGTCACGGGCCTGACCAGCTTCCTGTTCTCGCAGGTGCTCGCGCCGAACGCCGCGCTACTCAACACCCCGCCGCGCTTTCCCCGCCTGGAGATCCCGTTGCTCAGCGACATCCCGATCATCGGGCCGGTGCTGTTCAAGCAGACGATCATCGTCTATGTCATGTACATCGCCGTCGCCGCCGTGGCCTATGCACTGTACAAGACCAAGTGGGGCCTGCGCTTGCGCGCGGTCGGCGAGCACCCGAAGGCCGCGGACACCGTCGGCATCAAGGTCAACGCCACCCGCTTCTGGAACGTCGCCCTCGCCGGCGCGATCGCCGGAATCGGTGGGTCCTTCTTCACCCTCGGCTCCGTTGGAGCGTTCAACAAAGAGATGACGGCCGGAGCCGGCTTCATCGCGCTGGCCGCCGTGATCTTCGGCCAGTGGGACCCGATCAAGGCCACCCTCGCCGCGCTGCTGTTCGGTTTCGCCACGAACCTGCAGAACGTGCTGGGGATCATCGGCTCGCCCGTACCGAGCGAGTTCATGCTCATGCTGCCCTACGTCGTCACGATCTTCGCTGTGGCCGGTCTGGTTGGGGTCTCTCGGGCGCCGGCAGCCGATGGCAAGCCGTACATCAAGTAA
- a CDS encoding cytidine deaminase: MNAATSENIDWDGLHAAALDAMKKAYVPYSKFPVGVAALVSDGRVISGCNVENASYGLTLCAECALVSSLHMTGGGQLVAFTCVDGNGGALMPCGRCRQLLFEHSAPGMLLQTVSGIKTIDEVLPDAFGPRTLVAFAEGAS, from the coding sequence GTGAACGCCGCGACATCCGAGAACATCGACTGGGACGGCTTGCACGCCGCCGCCCTCGACGCGATGAAGAAGGCCTATGTGCCGTACTCGAAGTTCCCCGTCGGTGTGGCCGCGCTGGTCAGCGACGGCCGCGTGATCAGCGGATGCAACGTGGAAAACGCCTCCTATGGGCTCACGCTCTGCGCGGAGTGCGCGCTCGTGTCGTCGCTGCACATGACGGGCGGGGGGCAGCTCGTTGCCTTCACATGCGTGGACGGCAACGGCGGCGCGCTGATGCCATGCGGGCGTTGCCGCCAGCTCCTGTTCGAGCACTCGGCACCCGGCATGCTGCTCCAGACGGTTTCGGGAATCAAGACGATCGACGAGGTCCTGCCCGACGCCTTCGGGCCGCGTACCCTCGTCGCATTCGCAGAAGGAGCATCATGA
- a CDS encoding BMP family lipoprotein — MTITTRKAGLAGLAIFGVAALLAGCASAPESSGGSTDGSAASPDYLPCMVSDAGGFDDKSFNQLGYEGMVKAADELGVEYKKVQSDSETDFAPNLTNLVDQGCNTIVTVGFALAAAAGESAAANPDIEYVSIDDVVDQDFDGKTDQPNIKPIIFDTAQAAFLAGYAAADFSKTGVVGTFGGMNFPTVSIFMDGFAQGVEYYNTAKGKDVKVLGWDTAAQDGSFTGGFEANDGARQIAQGLIDQNVDVLLPVGGPIYQSAAAAIRDSGKEIALIGVDADVFETDPSVGDLLLTSIRKAIDVGTYDAILAAGKGNFDAAPFVGTLENEGVGLASFHDFESKVNPSLQGELDEIKAGIIDGSIPVTSYLAG; from the coding sequence TTGACTATCACAACTCGTAAGGCTGGCCTCGCCGGTCTTGCCATTTTTGGCGTCGCCGCCCTGCTCGCGGGTTGTGCGTCCGCGCCCGAATCCAGCGGTGGCTCCACCGATGGCTCGGCAGCCTCGCCCGACTACCTCCCCTGCATGGTCTCCGACGCAGGCGGATTCGACGACAAGTCCTTCAACCAGCTGGGCTACGAGGGCATGGTCAAGGCTGCTGACGAGCTCGGCGTCGAGTACAAGAAGGTCCAGTCCGACTCTGAGACTGACTTCGCTCCGAACCTGACGAACCTCGTCGACCAGGGCTGCAACACCATCGTCACCGTCGGCTTTGCACTCGCGGCCGCCGCGGGCGAATCTGCAGCAGCGAACCCTGACATCGAGTACGTCAGCATCGACGACGTCGTCGACCAGGACTTCGATGGCAAGACCGACCAGCCCAACATCAAGCCGATCATCTTCGACACCGCCCAGGCAGCGTTCCTGGCCGGCTACGCCGCGGCTGACTTCTCGAAGACCGGCGTTGTCGGCACCTTCGGTGGCATGAACTTCCCGACGGTCTCCATCTTCATGGACGGCTTCGCCCAGGGTGTTGAGTACTACAACACGGCCAAGGGCAAGGATGTCAAGGTCCTCGGTTGGGACACCGCCGCACAGGATGGCTCCTTCACCGGTGGCTTCGAGGCCAACGACGGTGCCCGCCAGATCGCTCAGGGTCTGATCGACCAGAACGTCGACGTGCTCCTGCCCGTCGGTGGCCCGATCTACCAGAGCGCCGCTGCCGCCATCCGCGACTCCGGAAAGGAGATCGCGCTCATCGGTGTCGACGCCGACGTGTTCGAGACCGACCCCTCGGTCGGCGACCTGCTGCTCACCTCGATCCGCAAGGCGATCGACGTCGGAACCTACGACGCGATCCTCGCCGCCGGCAAGGGCAACTTCGACGCGGCGCCGTTCGTCGGCACGCTCGAGAACGAGGGCGTGGGCCTGGCGTCGTTCCACGACTTCGAGAGCAAGGTCAACCCCTCGCTGCAGGGTGAGCTTGACGAGATCAAGGCCGGAATCATCGACGGCTCGATCCCGGTCACGTCCTACCTCGCTGGCTAG